The Paenibacillus spongiae nucleotide sequence GGGGGTATCGGAGGAGGAGGAGTATGATGAGCATGAAGAATCCTCCGACCATGTGCTGGTCTATTATGACGGGCAGCCGGTTGGGACGGGAAGACTTCGCGTGCTCGACTCCAAGGCTAAGCTGGAGCGGGTATGCATCCTGCCCGAATACCGTAAATACGGTCTTGGAAGAGAAGTGATGACGGCTCTGGAAGAGGCTGCCCGCAGCAAAGGGCTGTCCCATGCGAAGCTTCATGCCCAAACGCATGCCCGGGATTTCTATACGAAGCTGGGGTACGAGCAGGTATCCGAAGAATTTATGGAAGCGGATATTCCGCATGTGGCCATGGTAAAACCGTTATAAACCCGGATAAGGAGCGGAAGCAAGAGATGACAGATATGCACAAGATATCGGGATCGGGAGAACGCCCTGTCCACGATTACTACCGGCATGCCGGAAAGGCGTATGCCCTTCTTCCCGGTACGATCGACCGGCTTCGTGAGCTTAAGGAAGCCTTGGGACAAGCGGATGAAGACTTCCTGGCGATCGAGCTCAGAACGATGCTCGAACGTCTGGAAGAGATACGGGAACTCATGGAGGAAGGACCGCAAGGATAGTGTTTAATCATGCTGGCCTTTTGGGTGACAGCAGTAACCGCATT carries:
- a CDS encoding GNAT family N-acetyltransferase translates to MNRTKTTVAAGEQELKSVYAIRRAVFVQEQGVSEEEEYDEHEESSDHVLVYYDGQPVGTGRLRVLDSKAKLERVCILPEYRKYGLGREVMTALEEAARSKGLSHAKLHAQTHARDFYTKLGYEQVSEEFMEADIPHVAMVKPL